Part of the Listeria innocua genome is shown below.
TGCTACACTTTTACGCAAAAAGAATTATTCTACTACATTCAAAGAAGCTGGAAATGGTGCACTAATTATGGGACTGATTGGCGTTACAGAAGGTGCGATTCCATTTACACTACGTAGCCCTGGTAAATTAATTCCGCTAAATGTAATTGCCTGTGCGATTGGTAGTGCAGTAACAATGGGACTTGGCGCTTATGTGAAAATGCCGCCGATTGGTGGAATGTATGGTTTCTTCACCATTGGTAACGGCTGGGCTTACTTAGTTGGTGGCTTGGTTGGTGCATTTATCATCGGAATCTGCGCTAACTTATTCGTGAATTTCACCGAAGAAGAAACAGCTGCAGCAGATGACGCTGTAGATGATATTGATATTAGTTTTGATGAAATAGAGATTAAATAATAGTTGGAGGATTTAATTAAAATGGCTAAAACGAAAGTACATGTAATTCCGCATTCGCACTGGGATAGAGAATGGTATTTCACTTCAAGCCGTTCGACAATCTATTTAGTGAAGCATTTAAAAGAAGTGATTGAAACTTTAGAAGCGAAAGACGATTACCATTTTTACTTAATGGATGCCCAAAGTTCTTTAATAGAAGATTATTTACGCTATTGCCCCGAAGATAAAACTAGATTAGAAAAACTTATTGCTGAAAAACGGCTTATTACAGGGCCTTGGTATACACAAACGGACCAATTAGTCATTTCACAAGAATCAATCGTTAGAAACTTGCTGTATGGAACGAGAATCGCTCGCGAAATGGGACATAGTATGGCTGTCGGCTATGTCCCCGATGCATTCGGACAAGGCGGGAATATGCCGCAAATTTATAAAGAATTTGGGATTTCAAAGTTTCTATTTTGGCGCGGGGTTGCCGATAATCGCTTGAAACAAACCGAATTTATCTGGCGCGGTGATGATGGAACAGAAATGCTAGCAGAACAAATCCCATTCGGCTACTACTACGGAGCGAACATTCCGGAAAATGAAGCGGAACTAAAAACGTATTTGGATGAGCAAATTGGCGCTTTAGAAGAAAAAGCATCCACGCCAAACGTATACTTCCCGAACGGCTTAGACCAAGCGCCAGTCAGAAAAAACTTGCCAGAATTGGTTGCGAAATTTAATGAATTAGATCATTCGCGTGAATACCAAATCGCTTCTCCAGAAACATTTTTTGCTGATTTGGAAAAAGATGTAACTGATTTACCGGTCATTGCTGGGGAATTAACAGAAGGTAAACATAGCCGTCTGCACAAATCGATTTTCTCCACTCGGGCAGATTTAAAACAAGCAAATAATGAAATCGAAAACTTTTTAAGCAATGTGCTAGAGCCGGTTCTGTCGATAAGCTACTCACTTGGAAATCGCTATCCACACAATGAGCTCGCGGAAATTTGGAAATTGATGTTTGAAAATGCTGCGCACGATAGCATTGGTGGCTGTAACAGTGACACGACTAACCGCGACGTCAAACATCGCTATAAATTGGCTTCGGATTTAGCAACCAATTTACTCGATTTAAACATGCGTCTAATTAGCGAAAAAATCGCACAAAAACAACCATTCCAATTTACCGTTTTCAACCCACTGCCATACGAAAAAAGCGGCGTGATTAAAATGACCGCGTATATCCCAGAAGACAATTTCACCATAGAAGATACGCGAGGAAACACGCTTGAATACACCATTCTAGAGAAAAAGGACTTAACGGAATATGTCTTAAATCAACATATTTATCTGAACCCAAGCAAACCAGTTTATTTACCAGAAAAAGTCTTTTTAGCAACGATGCTAGTCGATGTGAACAGCATTCCAGCGCTTGGATATGACACAATCTACTTTAATTTAGAAAAAGAAGTAGCTGAACAACAACCAAAACAATCTGCTGAAACAAAAATCGAAAATGAGTTTTACAAAATTCAGTTAGCAGATAATAATTCATTAACAATCTATGATAAGAAATCCGGAAGAACCTACACAGACCAAATGATTTTTGTGGAAAATGGTGATGACGGAGATTCCTACAATTATTCACCGCCGCGTAAAGATCTATTAATTTCATCTAAAGAAGCGATAATAGATAGCGTAGAGGCAAGTGTATCGGGCATTAACCAAACTTTAACTATTTCCTTCAAGTTAAATGTACCGTATAATCTAGAAGAACGTGCAAATGGTGAAAAAACAAAAGAAATGACAATCAAAACGTTAATTTCTTTACGAAAAAGCGAAGAGCTTATTCGCTTTGATGTGCAAGTTATCAACCAAGTACTGAGCCATCGTTTATGCGTCACTTTCGCAACTGAAATAGCTAGCAAATTTTCCACAGCTGACCAATTATTCGCCCCAATCAACCGTCCTGTACGACTGCCAGAAATGGACGTATGGGAAGCGGAAGAATGGCAAGAAGCACCCATTTCGATTGAAGCAATGCAAAGCTTCGTAAGTTTACATGATGAATCGCACGGTGTTGCCGTAATGACAGAAGGCGTGCGCGAATATG
Proteins encoded:
- the mngB gene encoding mannosylglycerate hydrolase; the protein is MAKTKVHVIPHSHWDREWYFTSSRSTIYLVKHLKEVIETLEAKDDYHFYLMDAQSSLIEDYLRYCPEDKTRLEKLIAEKRLITGPWYTQTDQLVISQESIVRNLLYGTRIAREMGHSMAVGYVPDAFGQGGNMPQIYKEFGISKFLFWRGVADNRLKQTEFIWRGDDGTEMLAEQIPFGYYYGANIPENEAELKTYLDEQIGALEEKASTPNVYFPNGLDQAPVRKNLPELVAKFNELDHSREYQIASPETFFADLEKDVTDLPVIAGELTEGKHSRLHKSIFSTRADLKQANNEIENFLSNVLEPVLSISYSLGNRYPHNELAEIWKLMFENAAHDSIGGCNSDTTNRDVKHRYKLASDLATNLLDLNMRLISEKIAQKQPFQFTVFNPLPYEKSGVIKMTAYIPEDNFTIEDTRGNTLEYTILEKKDLTEYVLNQHIYLNPSKPVYLPEKVFLATMLVDVNSIPALGYDTIYFNLEKEVAEQQPKQSAETKIENEFYKIQLADNNSLTIYDKKSGRTYTDQMIFVENGDDGDSYNYSPPRKDLLISSKEAIIDSVEASVSGINQTLTISFKLNVPYNLEERANGEKTKEMTIKTLISLRKSEELIRFDVQVINQVLSHRLCVTFATEIASKFSTADQLFAPINRPVRLPEMDVWEAEEWQEAPISIEAMQSFVSLHDESHGVAVMTEGVREYEIIGENYDTISLTLFRTFSHMGKTDLLYRPGRASGESIVETPDAQLLGEINATFALTLFESSFDEANIAKKTKEYLSNPPVYQMSDFLNGRLIYVYRDEEKTLDSTYSLGLPVIDGAIISAVKKAEDSDAFITRFFNPYLQKEIAIPEIFQGKERHLDESNEAETKTTLTHAKVQTYLFEK